The genomic region AGCTCCCCAGGATCGCCCGTGCCGCGGGCGTGAACTAACGTAAGATAATTCTCAGCCGCGTTATCCCCCAGCCAATCATCCAGCTCAACTCGCATCGCCAAGTTCAAGCGTGACATGCTAAGCACGTCGGTCGTATCCAGCGCCTGGGTGCCATCAAAGCGCAGGGCGCCATCCCTTTCCATGATCAACAAATAAACAACATCCGAATCCGCCAAAGCCTCATGGACAATCATCAACTGCCCCTGAAACTCCTCCTGGGAGCCCGACAACAACTCTTGCCACTGCGCGAACAACCGATCAGTAAAAGACGCGAAGCTCTGCTTGTCCTCCAGATAATCCTTCAGCCAGCTTTTAAATGGACTCTCGCCGATATCGTCCGAGAACCGCCCATACTTCTTGCCAGGCTTACTGTTAAACAGGCGCTTCATCTGCTTATGCAGGGCCTCATAATCGCCACCCGGCTCCTGCAAAGCTTCACCACTCTGAAGGCGGGCAGGCTGCCCCGGCTGATATTGACTGGCAAAAGCGGTGCGTAGATGTTTGATGGCCATAAACAGAAAACCCTAAGATGAAGAAACCAAAAAGCCCCGAAGAGTTAACTTCAGAGCTGGAGATTCTGTCACGGACAACTATTACTTTCACGGTTAAAAAGCGAATTATCTAGTTGGGAGGTAGCCAAGGAGCGGGGGTGTCTTTTCTTCTGGAAAAAGCAACTCGCTGCGCTCAGACATCTTTTTCCGGCAGAAAAGACACCCCCACCCCTTGGCCTCGACCACAGCGATAGGGCTGCGTTAAGGCCATTTGGTTTTGTTGGCTTAGACCCGCTTGTTGCGAACCAGCTCCTGCACCATTGCTGCTGCTGTACTGGAAACCTCCTCCGTGCTATCCGCTGCTATCGAAACGTTGGCCACGTCAGAGCCCAGGTTTACAGCAATCGCAATCAGGCCATAGGCAGTCAGCAGTTGCGCAGTGCGGCGGCGATCGTCCACATTGCCAGCATTGTCCTCACTCAGAATGACCGCTGTTTTACCTTGATCGAACAGCGCGCGTTCAACTGCTAGTGCAAGAGCGGGAGCCTGTGATCCGGTGCAACCGATAATCGTCGGCTTCTGAGCCAGTCGGCGTTGGCGCTCCTCCGGGCTCACCGGCTCCAGGGTGCCTGCTGTATCCGCCAGCCCATCAATCATGCCGGCGCCGACCGTTACGTTGGTAAGTCGGTCGATCACGATAAAACTGCCCGTGGCATGGTTGCGCTGGTAGGCATCAAATGCAATTGGCTGGCTTAGGGTTAGGTCACACAGGCCGATTTCATTCACCTGTAGCAGGGCCGGGTTGGCGTGCTGCTCCAGCGTGTTTACGTCGGTTTGGTAGTGGATTTTCCGAACCGTGCACGATGTGAAAGTCGGGCCCAGTTTGATGTCATACAGGCGGCCGGTTTGCAGAGGGGCGTCCGTCATCCACACAATATTGGCTTTGAAGCGGTTGCCTACTTCCGGCTCGTCTTCTGGCTTCACCAGCATATCGCCACGGCTGAGGTCAATTTCGTCCGCAAGCGTCAGGGTTACTGCCTGATCAATATAGGCTTCATCTAAGTTGCCATCGAACGTGACGACTTCCTTGATGGTACTGGTGCGCCGGGAGGGCAGGGCCATAACCTTGTCACCCGGGCGAACCACGCCGGAGGCAATGGTGCCGCAGAAGCCACGAAAGTTCAGGTTTGGCCGGGTGACGTATTGCACTGGAAACCGGAAATGCTCCAGGTTTTTGTCGCGGTTTACCTCCAAGGTTTCGAGGAGTTCCATTAGCGGCTGGCTGTTGAACCAGGGGGTGTGCTCGCTACGGTTGACTACGTTGTCGCCTTCCAGCGCTGAAATCGGCACAAACCGGATATCGGTCAGCCCAAGCTTAGCGGCGAAGGCCAGGTATTCTTCTCGGATTTCATTGAAGCGGTCTTCGCTGAAATCCACCAGATCCATTTTGTTAACGGCGACCACAATGTGCCGAATACCAAGCAGAGAGGCGATAAACGAATGCCGGCGGGTCTGGGTAAGCACGCCCCGGCGAGCGTCGATCATCAGGATGGCGACCTGGGCTGTGGATGCGCCGGTGGCCATGTTGCGGGTGTACTGTTCGTGCCCCGGTGTGTCTGCAATGATGAACTTGCGCTTATCGGTGGAGAAGTAACGATAGGCGACATCGATGGTAATGCCTTGCTCGCGCTCGGCCTGCAAACCGTCAACCAGCAAGGCAAGGTCCAGCTTCTCGCCGGTGGTGCCCATTTTGGCGCTGTCGGTTTTCAGCGTGGCCATGTGATCTTCGTAAATCATTTTTGTGTCGTGCAGCAGGCGGCCGATCAGGGTGCTTTTGCCGTCGTCAACGCTGCCGCAGGTGAGCAGACGCAGCAGTTCTTTGTTCTCGTGCTGTTTCAGGTAAGCCTGGATATCTTCGGCGATGAGATCAGATTGATGTGACATATCAGAAGTACCCTTCCCGCTTTTTCTGTTCCATGGAGCCGGCGGAGTCGTGATCGATCACGCGGCCCTGGCGTTCTGAGCTGGTGGCAAGCAGCATTTCCTGAATGATCTCGGGCAGTGTGTCTGCCTCGGATTCAATGGCGCCGGTCAGCGGATAGCAGCCAAGGGTGCGGAAACGAATGGACTTCATCATCGGTTTCTCACCCTCTTTCAGGGGCATGCGATCGTCGTCTACCATGATCAGTGAGCCGTCGCGATCCACCACCGGGCGCACGGCCGAGTAGTAAAGCGGAACGATCTCGATGCCTTCCAAATAGATGTACTGCCAGATATCCAGCTCAGTCCAGTTCGAGAGAGGGAATACCCGAATACTCTCGCCCTTGTTAACCTTGCCGTTATAGGTGTTCCACAGTTCCGGGCGCTGATTCTTGGGATCCCAGCGGTGATATTCGTCGCGGAAGGAATAGACGCGCTCCTTGGCCCGGGATTTTTCTTCATCCCGGCGGGCGCCACCAAATGCGGCATCAAACCCGTATTTGTCCAATGCCTGTTTGAGGCCCTGGGTTTTCATCACATCTGTGTGTTTTGCGCTGCCGTGAGTGAACGGCCCGATACCCTGTTCCACGCCATCCTGATTGGTGTGCACGATCAGATCCAGACCGTATTCCTTCACCTTGCGCTCCCGGAAATCAATCATGTCCCGGAACTTCCAGGTGGTGTCCACGTGTATCAGAGGAAACGGCGGCTTACCCGGGTAAAAAGCTTTGAGGGCAAGGTGCAGCATAACTGCAGAATCTTTACCAATGGAGTAGAGCATCACCGGGTTATCAAACTCGGCGGCCACTTCTCGAATGATATGGATGCTTTCCGCTTCCAGTTGTTTCAGATGCGTAAGGTTATATGTGGTCATGATAGTCCGTTGCCGTAGCGGGTCTTAAGGGCTGCAAATTGAAGGGGCAACTATAACAGAGGCGATAAGGCTATAAGAAGTCTTGTATCTAGAGTTTTAAGTTATAGCAATATAGCGCCGACGGGAGTCAGGTTTGCGGGGAATCGGCCAGAAGTTTGCGCACGTACCTGTCTACATAATCAAAACCGTTGTCCTCAAAATCCGCAAACTGTATGCCCAACTGAAACTCGTCCCTGGCCATTCTTCGTAGATGAACGATATTTCCATTGGCAACAATGGTCACTGGCTGGGTTGCGACGACCGTCACACAGAATCGCGCCTTAACGACAATCAAATTTCCGGGCTCTGGGACTTTCAGGCGAGGTATAAGCTGATTTACTGTGTCCTGATTACAGGAAAGCATTATGCCTGTGCGAGAGAGGTTGGAGATTTTACAGGTGAGCTGGCAGCCATCCGCCTTCTCGATAACGATGTCACTCTCAACATCGGCGCGTTGCTGGTTACGCAGGTTTGGCTTTATTGTGGCAGCTGTCATGGGCACTCTTATAGAGACTGTTGGGGCGATTCCAGATTTAAATAATGTTTCAGAACAATGTCTAAACGATGAAAAGTGTAGTTGTTTATTTTCTGATCAGCAACTTGAGTGTCGTACATTGTGGCAGATTTTTTGTATTTTTCTGAACAGAGGTTCACATTTTTGCCGATCAGCCAATCTCGATCAGTACCTCACCCGGGGTTACCCGGTCGCCCTTGGTTACGTCGACAGCCTCTACTTTGCCGTCAATATTGGCGTGAACCTCTGTTTCCATCTTCATGGCTTCAGTAATTAGCACGGCCTGGCGGGCACTTACTGTATCGCCTTCGCTCACAAGAACCTCTACCACGTTACCAGGCATAGCGGTGCTGACGTGGCCAGGCGCAGTGGCTTTTTTGCGCACATCGGCGTTCACCGGCGCGGGTGGCTGGCCGTAGCCGCCTTGCAGATAGCGCTTTACCTCGTTGGTGATGGTTTTATAGCGCTGGCCGGCCAACACGTTGTACACCGCCTGAGTGCCCACAATTTGTGACGTAGGCGTGACCAGTGGGGGATAGCCCAGGTCTTCTCGCACCCGGGGGATTTCATCAAACACTTCACGGATACGGTCCAGCGCGTTTTGCTCTTTGAGCTGGTTGGCCAAGTTGGACATCATGCCGCCCGGCACTTGGCTTATTTGTACCGAGACATCCTCGCGGGTGAACTCGCTTTCAAACTGCTGATACTTTTTACGCACCTCGCGGAAGTAGTCCGCAATCTCGCTTAACAGCGTTAGGTTCAGCCCGGTGTCGTAATCTGTACCTTTCAGTGCAGCTACCTGGGATTCCGTGGCCGGATGGCTGGTGCCCGAGGAGAACGATGAAATCGCCGTATCAATGCGGTCGGCCCCAGCTTCAATGGCCTTAAGCTGACACAGCGGTGCCAAGCCAGAAGTCGAGTGGCTGTGGATCACCAGGGGCAGATCCACTTCCGCCTTGATGGCTTTCACCAGATCAAACGTAGCGTAGGGGGTTAGCAGCCCGGCCATATCTTTGATGGCCATGGGCGTGCTTACCGGCTTTGTTTACGGCCTTCATGGCGGTTTCAATGTTGCGCAGGTCGTTCAACGCGTCGAATACACGAAACACATCAATGCCATTATCAGCTGTTTTCTGAACAAAGGCTTCCACCACGTCGTCGGCGTAATGACGGTATCCCAGTAGGTTCTGGCCCCGTAGCAGCATCTGCAGGCGTGTGTTGGGTAGAGCCACGCGCAACTGGCGCAGCCGCTCCCATGGGTCTTCTTTCAAAAACCGCACGCAGGCGTCAAACGTGGCGCCGCCCCAGACCTTCAGCGACCAGTAGCCGACCTTATCCAGCTTGTCGCAGATGGGTAGCATGTCTTCGGTGCGCAGCCGTGTTGCGATGAGCGACTGGTGTGCGTCGCGCAGCACTACGTCGGTTACTTCAATTCGTTTTGCGTGGTTCATGAGTCAATTCTCCTGCGGATTACCAGCCTGCATGTGCTGCAATGGTGGCAGCGATGACGAGTGCAGTTGCACTGGGGTGGCGCTTAGTTGAGTAGTTCAGCAATTCCGGGTGGTCGGGCACAAAGCTGGTGTTGAAATTGGCGTTACGAAAGTCCGGATGATCCAGAATCTGCTGGTAATACTGCGCGGTGGTTTTTATGCCGTGCAGGCGCATGTCGTCCAGTGCTCGCTTGCCGCGGGCAATCACTTCATCCCAAGTCAAAGCCCACACCACCAGTTTCAGGCACATGGAGTCGTAGTAGGGTGGAATTTCATAACCGGTATAAATGGCGGTATCCACCCGCACGCCGGGGCCGCCGGGCGCGTAGTAATGTGTTATGCGGCCAAAGCTAGGCAAAAAGTCGTTTTTAGGGTCTTCCGCATTGATGCGGAATTGCAGAGCGTAGCCCCGGTACTGAATGTCTTCCTGGCGATAGCTCAGCGGTAGGCCGGCGGCAATGCGCAGCTGTTCCCGAACTATGTCCACGCCGGTGATGGCTTCGGTGATGGTGTGCTCCACCTGTATGCGGGTGTTCATTTCCATGAAGTGCACTTCGTTGCCAGACAGCAGGAATTCGACGGTGCCCGCGTTTTCATAGTTAACAGCTTTGGCAGCCTTTACCGCTAAGTCACCTATGTACTGGCGCTGTTCGGGTGTTATCTGTGGGCTGGGTGAGCAGCCAGGTGCGCCACTTGGAGCAAGCGCTGGGCATGCCCATGTTTGAATATGTGGGGCGCAAGCTTTATTGCACCGCTGCCGGCGAGGAGATGGCAGGTTGTGTGCGCTCGGTGTTTAAGGAGTTGGAGCGAGTACAGAACAGTTTGGCGGCGCTGGAAGGGCAGCCGGCTGGCGTTGGAGCTGCATTGTCAGGATCAACGTTTACGGGCGAAGCCAAGTATAGAGCTGGGCTCTAATGATGCCGTAAAACATGCGGTTTTAGCGGGTTTGGGAGTGGCCGTTCTGCCAAAGCTGGGCGTGTTGTCGGAGCTGGTGTGTGGTCTACCCGCAGGCACGGCACCCTACGCCGGCCATGCGGGCATTTATCGACTACGTGCAGCAGAACATCCGCCAGTTCGAGCAGATGTTCCTCAGCCGTTGAGTTTTTTCAACAAAATCTCATTGAACAGTTTCGGATTGCCCTGTCCTTTAGAGGCCTTCATCAAAGGCCCCATGAAGCCACCAAGCATCTTCTTCTGCTTCTTGGGATCGGTTTCTTGCTGATACTGCGCCACTTGATCCGGCATGCTAGCTATAACCTCATCCACCATCTGCTCCAATGCACCGGTATCTGAAACCTGCTTCAGGCCTTGGGCTTCGATGATGGCGTCAGCATTGTTACCATCAGAATTACCACGAGAGTCACTTTCGCCACTCCAAAGCGCCTCCAAGACCTTTTTTGCCCCGGATGACGACACGGTGTTGTCGGCGATGCGCGCAACCAGTTGGCCCAGTTGCGCACCAGTAATGGGCGCCTGCGTTACGGTTTTGTCTTCTGCGTTCAAGCGTGCAGAAAATTCACCCAGCACCCAGTTGGCAGCCAACTTCGCGTCTTTGCCGTAGCGGGCGGTTTCTTCAAAAAACGCCGCCATGCGGGCGTCGTCGCTGAGCAGGCGAGCATCATAGTCATTCAGGCCGTATTGCTCTTTAAAGCGGGCTTTTCGGTCATCCGGCAGTTCCGGCAGTAGAACGCGAGCGCTCTCAATAAAGGCGTCATCAATCACGACAGGCAGAAGATCCGGGCAGGGGAAGTAGCGGTAGTCGTTGGCTTCCTCTTTGCTGCGCATGGAGCGGGATTCATCGCGGTCGCCGTTGTACAAACGCGTTTCCTGAATGATTCTGCCGCCGTCTTCCAGAATATCCATCTGCCGCTCCACTTCGTGGGCAATGGCTTGCTCCATAAAGCGGAAAGAGTTCAGGTTTTTGGTTTCGGTTCGGGTGCCCAAGGTGTCCGAGCCTTTGGGCTTAAGTGAAATGTTCACGTCAAAGCGGAGGGAACCTTGGCTCATGTCACCGTCGCAGATGCCTAATGAGGCCACCAGGCTGTGCAGCTTTTTAGCAAAGGCGACGGCTTCTTCCGCTGTGTTCATATCCGGCTCAGTAACGATCTCAATGAGCGGCGTACCGGCGCGGTTTAGGTCAATGCCTGTAATGCCGTTGCCCTTTTCATCATAAAGAGCTTCGTGCAGCGACTTACCTGCGTCTTCTTCCAGGTGGGCGTGGTGAATGCGCACACGCTTGCTGCCGCCGTCGGCCAGATCAACATCTACGAAGCCGGGGCCCACGATAGGGTGATCCAGTTGCGTAGTTTGGTAACCCTTGGGCAAATCCGGGTAAAAATAGTTTTTACGATCGAACACTGAGCGTCGACCTATTTCGGCGTTCACCGCCAGGCCGAACATGACCGCATAACGGAATGCCTGCTCATTCGGTACAGGCAGGGTGCCAGGCATGGCCAGATCAACGGCGCTAGCCTGGGTGTTGGGCTCGGCACCGAAAGCGGTGCTGGAGCCAGAAAATATCTTAGTTTTGGTGGCAAGCTGAACATGAATTTCCAGCCCGATCACAATATCCCACTGCATAAACGTTCTCCTGGTTCGGGCTTACTGGGGAAGCTTCTGGTGCCAGTCAGTTACCTGCTGGAACTGATGGGCAGCGTTCAGCAAACGGGCTTCTTCAAAATAGTTGCCGATAATCTGCAGGCCCACGGGCAAACCGTCTACAAAGCCCGCTGGCACCGACATGGCCGGCACGCCCGCGAGGTTAACGGCGATGGTGAAGATATCCTCCAGGTACATGGTGACCGGGTCGTTGGTTTTCTCGCCCTGCACAAACGCAGGGGAGGGCGACACCGGGCTCATCAACACATCCACTTCTTTGAACGCGTTAACGAAATCCTGCTGAATCAAGCGGCGGACTTTCTGGGCCTTCAAATAATAGGCATCAAAATAGCCGGCAGAGAGAGCGTAAGCGCCGACCAGAATGCGGCGCTTAACCTCCTCTCCGAAACCTTCAGCTCGGGTGCGGGTATAAAGGTCGTTCAGGTCCTTCGGATCTTCACATCGGTAGCCGTAACGTACGCCATCAAAGCGCGACAGGTTGGCAGACGCCTCGGCCGGCGCAATCACATAATAGGCGGCAATGGCCAGTTTCGCGTGGGGCAGGGAAATCTCTTTAACCGTGGCCCCCAGCTTTTCGTATTCCTTAACCGCGTTGCGTACCTGCTGTTCCATCGCAGGGCTAAGCTGATCCGAGAAGTATTCTTTCGGCAAGCCGACACGCAGGCCTTTCAACGGCTCGTTCAAGGTAGCTGTGTAATCCGGTACAGCACGATCAACCGATGTAGAATCTTTCGGATCGAACCCTGCCATCACGTTCAGCATCAGTGCGTTGTCTTCTGCGGTGCGCGCCATGGTCCCGCCTTGGTCCAGGCTGGAGGCAAAGGCAATGATGCCGTAGCGCGAAACCCGGCCATAGGTAGGCTTCAGGCCAGTAATGCCGCACAACGCCGCCGGCTGGCGAATGGAGCCGCCAGTGTCTGTGGCAGTTGCAGCTGGTACCAGGCGAGCGGCGATAGCTGCTGCGGAGCCGCCGGAGGAGCCACCGGGTACGCGCTTCGCGCCGGTACTCAATCCCCAGGGGTTGGTCACCGGCCCGTAGAAGCTGGATTCGTTGGAGGAGCCCATGGCGAACTCATCCATATTGGTTTTACCCAGGCACACCGCACCGGCCGCGCGGAAGTTGGCCGTTACCGTGGCGTCGTAGGGCGGCACAAAGTTGGCCAGCATTTTCGAGCCAGCGGTGGTGGCAACGCCGTTGGTGCAAAAAATGTCTTTGTGGGCAAAGGGCACGCCAGTCCACGCGCCGGCTTTGCCGGCGGCACGTTGCGCGTCAGCGGCTTTTGCATCCGCCATGGCCTGGTCTTCGGTAACGGTAATAAAGCTGTTGTACTGGCCGTCTTCGGCCTTGATGCGATCGAGGAACTCACGGGTCAGTTCCACGCTTGAAATCTTGCCGCTTTCCAGTTCGTGGGAAAGCTCTGCTACGGATTTGTTATGCATGTTCAATCCTGATAGTGGGCTGATGGAGGGATTCGTCAGATCACTCAATTCCCTTTATTCACTCAATGCCTTTTATTCACTCAATGACTCGGGGAACGAGGTACAGGCCATTCTCGACAGCCGGAGCAATGGCTTGGAAGGCCTCGCGCTGGTTGCTCTCGGTTACTTCGTCGGCGCGCAAGCGCTGAACCGCATCCAGCGGATGCGCCAGGGGCTCTACGTTGTCTGTATCGGCGGCGCGGAGCTGGTCAACTAGGCTAAGGATGTTGCCTAAGTCTTTCTCCAGTGCCGGTATCTGCTCTTCGTCGAGGCGAATACGAGCCAGCACGGCGACTTTTTCAATGTCTTCGCGGGAAATGGTCACGTTGACTCCAAAGTATAAAACAGCGTTTTTATGAAGGCCGTTATGGTAACAGATTCGCGCACTTGCCGAGAAATGTTGGTGTCTGAGCGTACATTCAGCGCACGCGTCAACTCGCAAGTTGCCATTTTCGCGATTATGGTCTAATAAACGCGTGTACAATTGTTCATGCCAAGAGCAATATCATTTACCTTTGCAACAGGCTGCGCCTTGCCTGAGCGGGGGGGCACTGCTAAAGTTGCCGCATCTTTCTGCAACCGCAACTCTCAGGTTGAAACTACACGAATGTTGATTAAAAGACTCCGAGGCTTATTCTCCAGCGACCTGTCCATTGATTTGGGCACCGCCAACACCCTTATTTACGTGCGTGACCGCGGGATTGTGCTGAACGAGCCGTCCGTTGTAGCCATTCGTACCACTAATTCCCAGAAGATGGTTGCCGCCGTCGGCGCCGAAGCCAAGCGAATGCTAGGCCGTACTCCAGGGAACATCACCGCCATTCGACCCATGAAAGACGGCGTAATCGCCGATTTCGTGGTGACTGAAAAAATGCTCCAGCACTTTATTCACAAAGTGCATGAGAACAGCTTCATAACCCCGAGCCCTCGGGTTCTGGTGTGCGTGCCCAGCAAATCCACTCAGGTAGAACGCAAGGCTATCCGCGAATCTGCCCTGGGCGCCGGTGCGCGAGAAGTGTTTCTTATCGAAGAGCCTATGGCGGCCGCGATCGGCGCAGGCCTGCCGGTGGAAGAAGCAACCGGCTCAATGATTGTGGATATCGGTGGTGGCACGTCTGAAATCGCCATTATCTCCCTGAACGGCATCGTATACGCAGATTCAGTAAGAGTGGGTGGTGACAAGTTCGACGAAGCTATTGCTACCTACGTACGTCGTAACTACGGCAGCCTGATTGGTGAATCTACCGCCGAGCGCATCAAGCATGAAATCGGTTGTGCTTATGAAGGGCTCGAGATTCTCGAAATTGATGTGCGTGGACGTAACCTGGCCGAAGGTGTGCCGCGGGCGTTCACCCTCAACAGTGAAGAAATTCTAGACGCACTTCAGGAATCTCTGGCGCAGATTGTACAAACAGTGAAAAGCGCGCTGGAGCAATCCCCACCGGAATTGGCCTCAGATATCGCCGAGCGTGGTATTGTGCTGACCGGCGGCGGTGCACTACTGCGTGGGCTGGACAAACTCATCAGTGAAGAAACCGGTTTGCCGGTGATCGTTGCCGAAGACCCGCTAACCTGTGTTGCCCGTGGTGGCGGCAAGGCGCTGGAAGTGATTGACCGGGGTGGCATCGGAATGTTCTCCCAGGAGGAATAATCCTTTGGGGAGGGATCGCCATTAAAACCATTTTTGTCCAGGGGCCAATGCCAGGCCTCCGGCTTCTGCTCGTTATTCTCGTATCGGCGGCGTTAATCGTTGCCGATCAGCAGTTTGACCGTGTTACCCCGGTTCGCAGCACCTTGGCAACCGGCCTCACGCCGGTTTACTGGCTGGGCAACGCACCCAATCAGTTCAGTGATTGGGTTGCTGGCCTGTTTATCACCCGCGAAGACGTGAAACAGGAAAATGAAGTCCTGAAAGCCCGCTTGCTCATTCTCGAACGCAGGGCCCTTAAGTACGCCGCTTTGGCTTCCGAAAACAACGAACTCCGCCGCCTGATGAACTCCTCGAAGCTTCTCGATGACCGGGTAATCGTCAGTGAGGTAGTGGGCGTGTCACCGGACGCATATTCCCACGAAGTTATTATCAATAAAGGCCGCAGTGACGGCCTTAAGACTGGCCAAGCAATACTAGATGCCCATGGCCTAATGGGGCAGGTGGTGCAGACCAGCCAAGTGACCTCCCGTGTACTTCTCGTCTCAGACAGCAGCCATGCCGTGCCGGTTGAGGTTGTGCGCAACGGGCTCCGGGCTATTCTTCTTGGCACTGGCGATTCCGGCACCCTTGATTTGGTTCACGTGCCAGACACGGCAGATATCCGTGAAGGGGATTTGCTGGTCAGTTCTGGTCTTGGTGGTCGCTTTCCAAGGGGCTACCCGGTTGCAGAGGTAAGCCTGATAAACAAAGAGCCGGGAGAGCCCTTTGTATCTATTCGGGCCCGCCCGAAAGCAAAACTCAATCAAAGCCGCTTAGTGCTGGTTGTATTCGCGCCAAGAGGCGAACCGCCGGTTGCGCCAGAAACCGGCGATGACATCCCGCCGGCCACCGAATCGGCACAGGAGGGGCAGGACTGATGTTGTCTGTAATCAGTTATCCAGTATTTGTGCTGTCGGTGATCGTGTCATTGGTGCTGAGTATTTCTCTGTTTCCCGTGGGTTGGTTCGAATTTCGCCCTGAATGGCTCGGGCTGGTGGTGTTCTACTGGACATTCCGTGCACCGGTGCAGTTTGGCATAGTGTTCGCCTGGTGCCTGGGCTTGTTGCTCGACGTGCTGGAGGCGACGCCGTTGGGCGTTAATGCCTTAGGGATGGCGCTGATCGCGTTTTTGGTGCTCACCATCCATCAGCGGCTGCGCATGTACCCTATGCCACAACAGTGTTTGATGGTCTTTTTGCTGATCGGCATCAACCAGATGCTGGTGCACTTTCTTAAACAGATGTTTGGCGGCGAGGATGCCGGTTTCAGCTATCTGTGGCCGGCACTGACCAGTGCTCTCGTATGGCCGGTGTTTTCCATACTGATGGACAACATTAACCGGAAACTGGGTTAGCCATGCCGTCTATTATTCTTGCCTCGGCGTCGCCCCGTCGTTCCGAATGCTTCAGGATGAAAAGATTGCCGCTTATGTGGCCACGGGTGAGCCTATGGACAAGGCCGGGAGTTATGGAATTCAGGGCCTTGGTGGTATTTTTGTGAAGGAACTCAAGGGGAGCTACAGTGCTGTTGTTGGCCTGCCGTTGCAGGAAACAGCCGCCTTGCTGGCCGATGCCGGTGGCCCTGTCTGGAAACACTGGCCAAGTAGTCGGGAGAGCCAATCATGAGCGAAGAAATCCTGATCAACGTAACGCCGGTTGAAACCCGGGTAGCGCTGGTCGAGAACGGTATGCTGCAGGAAGCGTATATTGAGCGTGCCAGTCGCAAAGGCATTGTCGGCAATATCTACAAAGGCAAGGTAGTGCGCGTGCTTCCCGGTATGGAAGCGGCGTTTGTAGACATAGGTTTGGAGAAGGCAGCGTTTATTCATGCCTCCGACGTAGTCTCGAGCCAGCCTAGCACCTTAGATTCTGGCGACTTCCCTAAAACAGTTCCAGATATCCGAACCTTGCTACGGGAAGGTCAGTCGTTAGTGGTGCAGGTAACCAAAGACCCTATCGGCACAAAAGGCGCCCGGCTTACCACTCAGCTTTCCATACCGTCCCGCTACCTGGTGTTCATGCCCGATGTTAGGCACGTAGGCGTTTCCCAGAGAATTGAGGATGAAACCGTGCGAAACCGCTTAAAAAGCCTCGTTCAGGAAGGCGCTGCAGCGCATCCTGATGTTCAGGGCGGGTATATCATCCGCACCGCAGCGGAAGCTGCATCGGCAGAAGAGCTGCTCGGCGATATGAACTATCTGCATCACCTCAGCGAGTCCATTCACGAGCGGATTGCCAAGGTGCAGGCCCCCGGCGTCGTGTATCAGGATTTGCCACTGTTCATCCGCACTATCCGTGATCTTATTCGGCCACAGACTGAAAAAGTGCGCATTGATAGCCGCGAGAGCCATCAGCGGGTCATGGAATTTGTTCGAGAGTTCGTAACTGAATTTGCCGACAAGGTGGAATACTACCCAGGCGAACGCCCGATTTTTGATCTTTATTCGGTAGAAGATGAGATTCAGAAAGCGCTTAGCCGCAAGGTGCAGCTAAAGTCTGGCGGCTATGTGATCATTGATCAGACCGAAGCCATGACCACCATTGATATCAACACCGGTGCGTTTGTGGGCCACCGAAACCTTGAAGAAACGATCTTCAAAACCAACCTAGAAGCCACCCGGGCGATTAGCCGGCAGCTGCGCCTGCGTAATTTGGGCGGCATCATCATCATCGACTTTATCGACATGGAAGATGCCGAGCACCAGCGCCAGG from Marinobacter sp. LV10R510-11A harbors:
- the rng gene encoding ribonuclease G, with the protein product MSEEILINVTPVETRVALVENGMLQEAYIERASRKGIVGNIYKGKVVRVLPGMEAAFVDIGLEKAAFIHASDVVSSQPSTLDSGDFPKTVPDIRTLLREGQSLVVQVTKDPIGTKGARLTTQLSIPSRYLVFMPDVRHVGVSQRIEDETVRNRLKSLVQEGAAAHPDVQGGYIIRTAAEAASAEELLGDMNYLHHLSESIHERIAKVQAPGVVYQDLPLFIRTIRDLIRPQTEKVRIDSRESHQRVMEFVREFVTEFADKVEYYPGERPIFDLYSVEDEIQKALSRKVQLKSGGYVIIDQTEAMTTIDINTGAFVGHRNLEETIFKTNLEATRAISRQLRLRNLGGIIIIDFIDMEDAEHQRQVHRMLEKMLERDHAKTKITGVSELGLVEMTRKRTTESLGQILCEPCPICDGRGFLKTSETVCFEIFREILRVNRAYDAESYLVMASQSVVDRLVDEESDNVADLETFIAKAVRFQVEPFYSQEQYDVVLL